The Oryza brachyantha chromosome 7, ObraRS2, whole genome shotgun sequence genomic interval TGCAATTTAGTATGTAACCTCGTAAAATACTCATTATGGTTCATGAACTTCTTTAGTTTGTGTGAACCAAGTctaaattgatattttttgataGTAAATAGCAGGAGAGGTTGCGAAATGACATTATGGCAAATCTTGCTTAAAACGACATACCGAGACAAATTATGTTGAGTTAGAGTTGATTAGGATGTTACACGCATATATGACATGTCAATGTTATATGTGCaatatatctatctatatatatacatatgtgtgtgtaaaatatgaaacataaATAACTTACTCTATGTTTGAATGTGCGCGTGCATATGGAAATGACGTTATCTTGGCATCCCGTGAGATCCCAATCAATGTCCAATTTAGTGGAATAGCCATGTTTTTTGCATGCAATAGACAAACTTATATGAAACGAGCAATTTATTACAAGTATATGTACTAGATTGTACCCACTCATAAGTccatttactcttttttttttcttttgtgtcaACACAAAAGAAATATCATAATGGAGTGGAGAACCTGACTGCTGTCTGCCTGTCTGCAGCTGCACGCTCTGAACGAAGAGAATTAGAGAACCATCTGCTCGGCCTGCTACATTCATCGGGCATTTGgcctaatttaaatttaaaacttaatgtttcttttaagtttatattCTAGTAACATTTATCTTTGGGTTGTCATTAATAGAAATATTAGGACAACATGTATAAATAAGTTAGGactttatgaaaataaataaatgcttatttattatatattttaatagaaaattatagtcaaacataaattttaacgATTGCGTGACTATTCAACGAACTGTTACGTTGAATTGAGCAAGTAAAATGGCAGCCTGAACGGCCGCATCCTCCGAGACAGATCACGCCGAACACAGAGAACGGTAGCGATCAGATCGCGAGCTGCGCCCGGTCAACAGCGGCTACCAACGGATAAGAGCAACGTAGGGATTACCGTTTGGTAAACGGACTGCACGTCGCAGCCTTGCAGGTGGACGCTGCCATTTGCTCCTGACATGCTTGCTAGTTAACCAGAATTTTCATCTAGGATGGCTTGTTAAAAGTATTCGAAAATCGAAAGTCTCTTCTGGAGAAATGGATGAGCATTTGGCCGCCCAGGTTACGCCTACCTCACCCAACGCCTTCCTAGCGTCGTCAGCTCATCCGTGCTACGTGTCGTTGCTTCTCCACTCCTACGGTACCGCGAGGCGGGGGTCCCCACCAAGCTTGGTCAACCCTCCAGTACGCCGTAGACCGTAGCTCTATACGAAGAGTGGACCGTATACAGGCTCCGCCCGGTGCAGGCTCCCTCGACTAGGCGTAGCCCAACCGCGACGCACCACGCGTTCACACGGCCACGTCAGGCCTGCCCCCGCCGCGCGTATAAATAGCGGCTGCCCCCCGATTTCGgcgctgttgctgctgctagccTTCCACCCCTATTTTTTTCCCGCATCGGGTCGCACCGCGCCGCATGCCCCCCAACCCGactccgccgcggcgcacgacgacgtcCACGACGGCGCAGGGCCGGGGCcgccgcgaggaggaggaggaggaggaggaggggggcaTGGCGGCggtcgcggaggaggaggaggcgttcGAGGAGGTGGACCCGACGGGGCGGTTCGGGCGGTACGCCGACGTGCTCGGCCTCGGCTCGGTGAAGAAGGTGTACCGCGGGTTCGACCAGGAGGAAGGGATCGAGGTGGCGTGGAACCGCGTGCGGCTGCGGGCGCTGGCGGACCGCGACCCCGGGATCGTCGAGCGCCTCCACGCCGAGGTgcgcctcctccgctcccTCCACCACGAGCACATCATCGGCTTCCACAAGGTCTGGCTCGACCGCGAGGCCGGCGTGCTCAACTTCATCACCGAGGTCTGCACCTCCGGCAGCCTCCGCGAGTACCgcgaccgccaccgccacgtcTCCGTCAAGGCGCTCAAGAAGTGGGCGCGCCAGATCCTCCTCGGTCTCGACCACCTCCACACCCACGATCCCTGCATCATCCACCGCGACCTCAACTGCAGCAACGTATTCATCAACGGCAACACCGGCCAGGTTCATACCATCCCCCTCATCGTTGCATCCAGTTTCCCCTAAGACTAGTAGATTTGGCAAGTTTACTCATCCTCAGAATTTAGGGAAAGAATTAATCACAATCAAATCTCTCCGTGCGTACTCATGAATCATGACAACCGTTCGACTATATTAGGAGCAATACCTTAATTAGGGCTTTTGAAATTCTGTAGATATTTGAACACCGAATTTTCGAAAAGTACTCGCTCCATTTCAACAAAACATAAGCATTTCCCCCATTTTTTCCAATGAATCTCGATAACACAAATGCTCATGTTTTAGAAAAGAGTTAGTATTTGAGTTggctttaaattttgaattggtgGACGGTGGTAGGAGGGGGATAATAGCTTATGATTTATTGGCCGTTGAAATGTACACCGACCGGCGCATTACGGCATTAGGGGATTAGCGTGCGGCGGGTGGCTTTGCCCTTTCCGCCTCTTTTCCGTGATGACCTGTAGCATGTAGCTCTCGGTTTGTGCATGAGCTGCATCTTTCGAATAAAGGAGGGAAACACAAGTGAGATGCACGCCGAGGAGCTCTTTAGTTTTTACTACTTCAAATCGCGTGGGCGTCGCGCAATTCCGCACGCGTTGCTCGCCGTGGCGCCGTTGCTGTCGCTGTCTCTTGTTCGAGTCGAGTTTGGACTGGTCGTGTGAGactgacgacgacggccggccggccggcccgcCGCGCGACGTGGATGATGCAGGTCAAGATCGGGGACCTCGGGCTGGCGGCGATCGTGGACAAGACCCACGTGGCGCACACGATCCTGGGCACGCCGGAGTTCATGGCGCCGGAGCTGTACACGGAGACGTACACCGAGTCGGTGGACATCTACTCGTACGGGATGTGCGTGCTGGAGATGGTGACGCGGGAGATGCCCTACGCCGAGTGCGACAGCGTCGTGCAGATCTACCACAGCGTCACCCGGggcgtccctcccgccgcgctCAAGCGCATCAGGGACCCCGAGCTGCGCGCCTTCATCGAGCGCTGCATCGGCCAGCCCCGGAACCGGCCGTCGGCGGCCGAGCTCCTCCAGGACCCCTTCTTCACCggcatcgacgacgacgacggtagCGCCGGCACGCTCGTCGTCGGCTAGCTCGATCGGCCGGGAGATGTTAATTTAACCAGCTGGGTAGGAATTGTTGTTGTGATGTCGATTTggaaacaaataaattgttcTAAATCAATCTCCAGCGAGCTCGCAAATGTTTATATAGGTTCATGTCTCGCGGGGGGGCTTGAGCAGCAGTAGCTTTCGACGTGGTTAATTAGTGGCAAGTATTGTACTGTTTGTTCTGTTCTTTGGTTTGTACTGATTCATGGGCTTCAAAGAAATGCAAGATGAGGAGCTGTATTTGGCCTTGGCTTTGCGTGTTACTTTAGTTCTTTCAAAAGAAagaatttattattatttatggttGTATTTTATAAAGGTTTGAGATTTCCATGAGCTGGATTGTTCAATACTAAAATTATATGGATGTAGACGTGAGACCCAATCAATATCTGAGATATCTCGGGCCCTCTCTTTTGTGCTGCTCTCTTTTTTGCTTGAAGCCTTAGGAAACTCGACGGGGTAGCGCCCGTTGCAAACAGGCTGTCCGACAACCAGTACAGGGAGGAGACGGCTGGCGAACGGATGGCTGTGGCTTGTGGATTCAGATGGAGGAGGCATTTCCACCAAAAAGGCGCATACATGTCTTCTGCTTGTTATCTCGTAGAGTTCCATCTATGGTTCTCTTGTTCAAGGTGATGGGTGTTGTGTGTGGGGCAtggctgcagcctgcaggccAGCAGCTGGAGAATCATCCGAGCTCACAGCCTGTTCGCACCTATAGAGTCTGATGAAGGGCTTATCCTGTATGCTGTATCTTTGTTTATCCTCTCATTATGTAATGTAAACAAAAATCTTAGTTTATCCTCAATTTTCTGGACCTGCGTGGTTTTGGAAGTCAACTGCAGGCATTCTAAGCTCAAATAGCAAATCTGAATTAATGTAAGAGCATTTACAAGAGCTAGGCAATTTTTTGTTTCCCAAATCTGATGTTTTGGCAAGTCTTCAAATAGTTTGGCAAAGGAAACTGTACCGAATctctaatattttgttatatttcagttggcaaaactaaaattatgcacacaatatattatttttaatttgggaGTCAAAACTCTCGTCCATGCCGATCCTTCATCGCCCCCGCCGTCTGCTCGCCCCGCAGCGACAGCGGTGCCCGGAGGCGGCGACACATGACACCGCGGTGACgcgcggaggaggcagagTCGGCGTGTGCGAGTTTCGTGTGTGCGTGGGAGAGAAATGTGGATGGCAAATGAAACTGGACTCCTAAATATAGGTGCAAACGAGAAGATATGACAAATTGCTAAATTTGGGAAAGTTATATGACAAACCATTGGAGgacgtttttttaatttaccaAAAACAGGGATGAGGTGTAGGGATAGCAAACTCTTGTAAATGCTCTCAGGAGATTGATATTAACGGGCTCGATGGAGAGGCCAAAAATCGTCAATTAAGCTTGTTGAAACAAAGAGACACAATGTTTATATGTTGGTCTAATTGCTTCTTAAATTGGTATTGATTATAGTGAAAGAGCATTTTCTGCTATAAATGTCATTAAGAATAAGTTGAGAAATAAGATAGGCGATGGCCTTTTGGATGATTGTTTACTCAAATTTAATGAGTGTGATATTTTCTTCGAATGGAATGAAGAAGCTATAATAGAAACTTTCTTGGCATGAGAAAGCATAGACCCAATAAGAAGTAGTACGATAATATTCTTTCAAACTTTTAAAGCCATTAAGTcaaaattcttatttaattgttGATTTTAAGACGTATTTGTATGgtatattttggtattttcATGTGATGTTAAAGAATATCTGTAACAACCtagtcttttcgcttttgtttatttttttataaaccaaaatttgaatttttaccttaaatttaaagttaattttatgatattttgtatcttagtttattttctaatctttaatttaaattagtaagaacaagtatataaaagttttatttataaattatttttcttttgcaaatatgttattcaTCGTTTTCTCTCAAATACCTAAAAGATGGTCACCTAAGTTAAACCACCCATATTCTATATCCTAGATATACATTACTGTTGTTAGATAAGATCAAAATATCTTGATGAAACTGAAGgagtataaaacatataattctTTCTCAAATACTTTCCAAAATGATGTCACTAGAATCCTGTACCCACCAGTTGGACGGTGAACTTGTCCGAAATGAAACGATGGAAACAAGGGGCGAAACGTTTCTCCGACCAGTCTAGAGCAaccctttctcttttctttttcttcttcccttTTACTCTGACCCTCTGAGATCAACAGCTTGATACGTAACGTTTGCTAATTGGGGACTTGGGGGGTTCATTTCTCTCTTGTTTCTCCCGTTCAACAACGCATTTGGGCGCTTTAATGtgatcaaaaatcaaaatgcgAGGAGTCACGGCTCACGGGCGTGGAAGCCTTGCAGGACCCGGCGTCCCCTTCTCCATTGAACTGAATCCCAAGCCCTTGCAGTAGTAAAAATTTCTCACCACCGATCTCGATGCAGTCACGAGCCACGAAAAAACTATAGAGATTTCAACGCATCGGCGATGAGGAGGAGAAGCATGGGGGGATTTGGCCTTCCCGATAACCCCCCCAAATTCCAGAGCAAAATACTACTGGCATTGACGCCCTTAAATTCCCCACCTTCTGCAGCGTCCGATGCACGTCAACGATTTGATTAATACCGACATTCTCCTTTATCAATGGCGAATTGGCGATCTTGCCATCGAAGATCGTATAGATTCACATTGCGCTTACCGTGCCAGTGGTGTAATCACGCCTAAACTACAGCACTAATCAGCTACTAATCAACTACAcgagtatatttttttctctcttctttatttattttgttctctGATAGCTGGAGCACCTCACAACGTCAGGAGAACACAAAAGTGTCAATTTTATCATGGCAATGCCACTGTCAGGAGAAACAGGAGGTTTCAGGCGGCCATACCGCCAATGCTGCCGAAgcttaggggctgtttagttctcaaatttttttcctaaaaccATCGCATTGAATCTTTGgccatctaaataaaacattaaatatatataaacattaaaactaattacacagttatgaaggaaatagtgagacgaatcttttaagtctaattaggacgtgattagccataagtgctatagtaaccaacatgtgctaattatggattaattagactcaaaagattcgtctcgcggtttccagacggaatctgaaatttattttataattaaactaagtttaatacatgtttaaagttttgatgtgatatttttcataaaactttttttcaaactaaacaacacCTTAAAGAAACCATTTCACAGTTCCGAGTCCGAATGGGAGTCTCTGGCGTGCATGCCTGGTGAATGATGAAACGCCCGTTGAATGAACTGACAGTGACCTGATTGATACTAGCTTGATTAAGGTGGtctttagattgagaaaatttttgggagtgtcacgttaaatgtttgactggatatcagaaggggttttcggatatgaatgaaaaaacgaatttcacggctagtctagaaactgcgagacgaatcttttgagtctaattaatccgtcgttagCACACGTGGTTACTGTAgaacttatggctaatcatggactaattaggctcaaaagattcgtctcaagatttcttatataact includes:
- the LOC102718288 gene encoding probable serine/threonine-protein kinase WNK5 — encoded protein: MPPNPTPPRRTTTSTTAQGRGRREEEEEEEEGGMAAVAEEEEAFEEVDPTGRFGRYADVLGLGSVKKVYRGFDQEEGIEVAWNRVRLRALADRDPGIVERLHAEVRLLRSLHHEHIIGFHKVWLDREAGVLNFITEVCTSGSLREYRDRHRHVSVKALKKWARQILLGLDHLHTHDPCIIHRDLNCSNVFINGNTGQVKIGDLGLAAIVDKTHVAHTILGTPEFMAPELYTETYTESVDIYSYGMCVLEMVTREMPYAECDSVVQIYHSVTRGVPPAALKRIRDPELRAFIERCIGQPRNRPSAAELLQDPFFTGIDDDDGSAGTLVVG